One stretch of Amycolatopsis sp. NBC_00345 DNA includes these proteins:
- a CDS encoding FAD-dependent oxidoreductase produces the protein MTTPITIVGAGLGGLVLARVLHVHGIPVTVYEAEASAAARTQGGLLDIHPWNGQPALEAAGLIEKFRGLVLPGRESYRVLDQVGTVLLDRPDDGTGERPEVSRGELRQLLLDSLPDGIVRWGRKVSGVQALGDGRHELRFTDGATVPTSVLIGADGAWSRIRPLLSDATPEYVGVTSVEYFMFDGDTRHRATAEAVGAGSLFALAPGKGFLVYRERGGTLHTYVQIKAPRGWLAGTDDGAAVSTRIVAEFDGWAPELTALITDSDTAPVIRPLHTLPAGHRWARVPGVTLIGDAAHLAPPNGEGANTAMQDGAELGRAIAAHPDDVEAALAQYEQAMFPRVAAEAGGEDIYDLMLGDDAPHSWIAMMSADAPPAPSRSGK, from the coding sequence ATGACTACCCCGATCACCATCGTCGGAGCCGGCCTCGGCGGCCTCGTCCTGGCCCGCGTCCTGCACGTACACGGCATCCCGGTCACGGTCTACGAAGCGGAGGCCTCGGCGGCCGCGCGCACCCAGGGCGGGCTGCTCGACATCCACCCCTGGAACGGCCAGCCGGCGCTCGAGGCCGCCGGCTTGATCGAGAAGTTCCGCGGCCTCGTCCTGCCCGGGCGTGAGTCCTATCGGGTGCTGGACCAGGTCGGGACGGTTCTGCTCGACCGGCCCGACGACGGCACCGGCGAGCGTCCCGAAGTGTCACGCGGCGAGCTGCGGCAACTGCTGCTGGACTCGCTTCCGGACGGCATCGTGCGATGGGGACGCAAGGTCAGCGGCGTGCAGGCCCTCGGCGACGGCCGCCATGAGTTGCGTTTCACCGACGGCGCCACCGTTCCCACGAGCGTGCTGATCGGGGCGGACGGGGCGTGGTCGCGGATCCGTCCGCTGCTGTCCGACGCCACCCCGGAGTACGTGGGCGTCACGTCCGTCGAGTACTTCATGTTCGACGGGGACACCCGCCATCGCGCCACGGCGGAGGCGGTCGGCGCCGGGTCGTTGTTCGCGCTCGCGCCGGGCAAGGGATTCCTGGTTTACCGGGAAAGAGGCGGCACTCTGCACACGTACGTCCAGATCAAGGCGCCACGGGGCTGGCTCGCCGGCACCGACGATGGCGCAGCCGTGTCGACGCGGATCGTCGCCGAGTTCGACGGGTGGGCGCCCGAGCTCACCGCGCTGATCACCGACAGTGACACCGCGCCGGTCATCCGCCCGCTCCACACCCTGCCGGCCGGGCACCGCTGGGCTCGCGTGCCGGGGGTGACCCTGATCGGCGACGCCGCCCACCTCGCGCCCCCGAACGGCGAAGGCGCGAACACGGCCATGCAGGACGGAGCCGAACTCGGCCGGGCCATCGCCGCGCACCCCGACGACGTCGAGGCCGCGCTGGCCCAGTACGAGCAGGCCATGTTCCCGCGCGTCGCCGCCGAGGCGGGAGGCGAGGACATCTACGACCTCATGCTCGGCGACGACGCGCCCCACAGCTGGATCGCCATGATGAGCGCCGACGCCCCTCCGGCACCAAGTCGTAGCGGAAAGTAG
- a CDS encoding glycoside hydrolase family 25 protein produces MALGIDIYRSFQTVTSWPAVQGAGVEFVYVKLSDGGGMPVGGTGDNEVNGARSVGIPVGGYHFVQLNPAPETQADILLGEVARLGATGCVPMLDLEDNPASSSLPNIPNDQKAAFGTAFCNRLAAQGYRPGVYLNNALAKIIRPDTWAVPDLVIWIARYGARPDAAAGRYDIHQYSSSGSIAGINAQGVDLDWSYTDAYLTTTHVSEDDMPDRELLPTDGARTRSVTLVVPKTAAELVITVGWVSMYVAKVALFGPTPDTGTNTLQTLDYTEDPFPVDAGRPWQIPLQGARGAGDLVSAEITYSMAPAPADKPEVIATAGFR; encoded by the coding sequence ATGGCACTCGGTATCGACATCTACCGGTCGTTCCAGACGGTGACGAGCTGGCCCGCAGTACAGGGCGCCGGGGTCGAGTTCGTTTACGTGAAGCTGTCCGACGGTGGTGGCATGCCGGTCGGCGGCACCGGGGACAACGAGGTGAACGGCGCCAGGTCCGTCGGCATCCCGGTCGGCGGTTACCACTTCGTCCAGCTGAACCCGGCCCCGGAGACACAGGCGGACATCCTGCTCGGCGAGGTCGCCCGGCTCGGCGCCACGGGCTGCGTCCCGATGCTGGACCTCGAGGACAACCCGGCGTCCTCAAGCCTGCCGAACATCCCGAACGACCAGAAGGCCGCGTTCGGCACGGCGTTCTGCAACCGCCTCGCGGCGCAGGGGTATCGGCCGGGCGTGTACCTGAACAACGCCCTCGCGAAGATCATCCGCCCCGACACGTGGGCCGTGCCGGACCTGGTCATCTGGATCGCCCGCTACGGCGCGCGCCCCGACGCGGCGGCCGGCCGCTACGACATCCACCAGTACAGCTCGAGCGGCTCCATCGCCGGCATCAACGCGCAGGGAGTCGACCTCGACTGGAGTTACACCGACGCCTACCTCACCACCACCCACGTCTCGGAGGACGACATGCCCGATCGCGAACTGCTGCCCACGGACGGCGCACGGACCCGATCCGTCACGCTGGTCGTGCCGAAGACCGCGGCCGAGCTGGTGATCACCGTCGGCTGGGTCAGCATGTATGTGGCGAAGGTGGCGCTCTTCGGCCCGACGCCCGACACCGGGACCAACACGCTCCAGACCCTCGACTACACCGAGGACCCGTTCCCAGTCGATGCCGGCCGCCCCTGGCAGATTCCCTTGCAGGGCGCCCGCGGCGCAGGCGATCTGGTGTCGGCGGAGATCACGTACTCGATGGCCCCGGCCCCGGCGGACAAGCCCGAAGTGATCGCGACGGCCGGCTTCCGCTGA
- a CDS encoding GIDE domain-containing protein, which produces MWVLGVLLVVAAVAGFVWMRATKSELHAMIGTETLSFPELEELRRVSDELGGRGGFRKVTEVVGAAHPRPEGPLIAEVSKTPCVWYRYQVEREYEHVVYRDGRRRRSKRTEKVADHTSNEGYALIDEQGRTIGVAPDGTRPEAVEQTVDRFEPYQGGDQSFELFGLRLPALLGGSRDSTLGYRYREWLIRPGTRLYVLGEAHDNAGPLVIGKPRERGHFLIAAKTEEELRADRTRRHKLLAAGVLIAFFGGIALTVVGIVR; this is translated from the coding sequence ATGTGGGTCCTGGGGGTCCTGCTGGTCGTCGCGGCCGTGGCGGGTTTCGTCTGGATGCGGGCGACCAAGAGCGAGCTGCACGCGATGATCGGCACGGAGACGTTGAGTTTCCCGGAGCTGGAGGAACTGCGCCGGGTCTCCGATGAGCTGGGCGGGCGCGGCGGGTTCCGCAAGGTCACCGAGGTGGTCGGCGCCGCGCACCCGAGGCCGGAGGGGCCGCTGATCGCGGAGGTCAGCAAGACCCCGTGCGTCTGGTACCGCTACCAGGTCGAGCGCGAGTACGAGCACGTTGTGTACCGCGATGGCCGGCGCCGCCGGTCCAAGCGCACCGAGAAGGTCGCCGACCACACCTCGAACGAGGGCTACGCGCTGATCGACGAGCAGGGCCGCACCATCGGGGTCGCGCCGGACGGGACCCGGCCCGAGGCCGTCGAGCAGACGGTGGACCGGTTCGAGCCCTACCAGGGTGGCGACCAGTCGTTCGAACTGTTCGGCCTCCGGCTGCCGGCCCTGCTCGGGGGCAGCCGGGATTCGACCCTCGGCTACCGCTACCGGGAATGGCTCATCCGGCCGGGCACGCGCCTGTACGTCCTGGGCGAGGCGCACGACAACGCCGGCCCGCTGGTGATCGGGAAACCCCGGGAGCGCGGGCATTTCCTCATCGCGGCCAAAACCGAAGAGGAGCTGCGGGCCGACCGGACCCGCCGCCACAAGCTCCTCGCGGCCGGTGTGCTGATCGCGTTCTTCGGCGGAATCGCGCTGACCGTGGTCGGGATCGTCCGGTAG
- a CDS encoding DinB family protein: MTVAWTTELHEQLDWHWSNHVRPRLDGLTDDEYLWQPVDGCWTVRPRAERPDGPGSGDFTIDFSFPEPEPPPVTTIAWRMAHVTVGVFGMRAASHFGGPPMSYESFPYAGTAAEAVKQLDDAYASWIAGVRDLDAEALARPVGPAEGPYAESPMATLVLHITREAIHHGAEVLLLRDLYRNRPGH; encoded by the coding sequence ATGACTGTCGCTTGGACCACCGAACTGCACGAACAGCTCGACTGGCACTGGTCGAACCACGTGCGCCCGCGCCTGGACGGGCTGACCGACGACGAGTACCTGTGGCAGCCCGTCGACGGCTGCTGGACCGTGCGCCCGCGGGCGGAGCGGCCGGACGGGCCGGGCTCCGGGGACTTCACGATCGACTTCAGCTTCCCCGAGCCGGAGCCGCCCCCGGTGACGACGATCGCCTGGCGGATGGCCCACGTCACCGTCGGCGTGTTCGGCATGCGCGCGGCGTCGCACTTCGGCGGCCCGCCGATGAGCTACGAATCGTTCCCGTACGCCGGCACCGCGGCCGAGGCGGTCAAGCAGCTGGACGACGCCTACGCCTCCTGGATCGCGGGCGTCCGCGACCTGGACGCCGAAGCACTGGCGCGCCCGGTCGGGCCGGCGGAGGGCCCGTACGCGGAATCGCCGATGGCCACGCTGGTCCTGCACATCACCCGCGAGGCGATCCACCACGGCGCGGAGGTCCTGCTGCTGCGCGACCTCTACCGCAACCGGCCCGGGCACTGA
- the guaA gene encoding glutamine-hydrolyzing GMP synthase, protein MPSPTGPVLVMDFGAQYAQLIARRVREAQVYSEVVPSSATAEELLAKNPSAIILSGGPSSVYAEGAPGMDPKLVEAGVPILGICYGHQLLARALGGVVEPTGVREFGRTDVRMVGEGGVLHTGLPSHQTAWMSHNDSVTKAPEGSVVTASSDGAAVAGFEDVERRFAGVQYHPEVAHSPHGQEVLRRFLHDIAGIRPQWTTLSIVDEQVQRIAAQVGDGRAICGLSGGVDSAVAAALVQRAIGDRLTCVFVDHGLLRAGERTQVERDFVNATGVKLVTVDARDRFLDALAGVTDPEQKRKIIGREFIRVFEQAERDLKAQGDFKFLVQGTLYPDVVESGGGEGTANIKSHHNVGGLPDDLQFELVEPLRLLFKDEVRRVGLELGLPETIVQRQPFPGPGLGIRIIGAVDASRLETLRAADAIAREELTAAGLDQEIWQCPVVLLADVRSVGVQGDGRTYGHPIVLRPVSSEDAMTADWTRLPYEVLERISTRITNEVAEVNRVVLDVTSKPPGTIEWE, encoded by the coding sequence GTGCCCAGTCCCACCGGTCCGGTACTCGTCATGGACTTCGGGGCGCAGTACGCGCAGCTGATCGCCCGCCGCGTGCGGGAGGCCCAGGTCTACTCCGAGGTGGTGCCGTCGAGCGCGACCGCGGAGGAGCTGCTGGCCAAGAACCCGTCCGCGATCATCCTGTCCGGCGGCCCGTCGAGCGTCTACGCCGAGGGCGCGCCCGGCATGGACCCGAAGCTCGTCGAGGCGGGCGTGCCGATCCTCGGCATCTGCTACGGCCACCAGCTGCTCGCGCGGGCGCTGGGCGGGGTCGTGGAGCCCACCGGCGTCCGCGAGTTCGGCCGCACCGACGTGCGGATGGTCGGCGAGGGCGGCGTGCTCCACACCGGCCTGCCTTCGCACCAGACGGCGTGGATGAGCCACAACGACAGCGTCACCAAGGCGCCCGAGGGCTCCGTGGTCACCGCGTCCTCCGACGGCGCGGCGGTGGCCGGCTTCGAGGACGTCGAGCGGCGCTTCGCCGGCGTGCAGTACCACCCGGAGGTGGCGCACTCGCCGCACGGGCAGGAGGTGCTGCGCCGGTTCCTGCACGACATCGCGGGCATCCGTCCCCAGTGGACGACTTTGTCCATTGTGGACGAGCAGGTGCAGCGGATCGCGGCTCAGGTCGGCGACGGGCGGGCGATCTGCGGCCTGTCCGGCGGCGTGGACTCGGCCGTCGCCGCGGCGCTGGTGCAGCGCGCGATCGGGGACCGGCTGACCTGTGTGTTCGTCGACCACGGCCTGCTGCGCGCCGGTGAGCGGACGCAGGTGGAGCGCGACTTCGTCAACGCCACGGGCGTCAAGCTCGTCACCGTCGACGCGCGCGACCGGTTCCTCGACGCGCTCGCCGGGGTCACCGACCCCGAGCAGAAGCGCAAGATCATCGGCCGTGAGTTCATCCGCGTGTTCGAGCAGGCGGAGCGCGACCTCAAGGCGCAGGGCGACTTCAAGTTCCTCGTGCAGGGCACGCTGTACCCGGACGTCGTCGAGTCCGGCGGCGGCGAGGGCACGGCGAACATCAAGAGCCACCACAACGTCGGCGGCCTGCCTGACGACCTGCAGTTCGAGCTGGTCGAGCCGCTGCGCCTGCTGTTCAAGGACGAGGTGCGGCGCGTGGGCCTGGAGCTGGGCCTGCCGGAGACGATCGTGCAGCGCCAGCCGTTCCCCGGCCCGGGCCTGGGCATCCGGATCATCGGCGCGGTCGACGCGTCGCGGCTCGAAACGCTGCGCGCGGCTGACGCCATCGCCCGCGAGGAGCTGACGGCCGCGGGCCTCGACCAGGAGATCTGGCAGTGCCCCGTGGTGCTGCTGGCGGACGTGCGCAGCGTCGGCGTGCAGGGTGACGGCCGGACCTACGGTCACCCCATCGTGCTGCGCCCGGTGTCGTCGGAGGACGCGATGACCGCCGACTGGACCCGCCTGCCGTACGAGGTGCTGGAGCGGATCTCGACGCGCATCACCAACGAGGTCGCGGAGGTCAACCGCGTGGTGCTCGACGTGACGAGCAAGCCGCCGGGCACCATCGAGTGGGAGTGA
- a CDS encoding zinc-dependent alcohol dehydrogenase family protein, with translation MRATLIYGAGDVRVETVPDPKLVEPTDALVRVVRSCICGSDLWPYGSMPAQEQGRPIGHEFLGVVEETGAEVTSVRKGDLVVAPFKYSDNTCEFCREGLQTSCLNGGNWGEPGVDGGQGEAVRVPQADGTLVQLPHTEDEDLLASMLTLSDVFSTGHHAAVTAGVTKGKTVTVVGDGAVGLSAVLAAHRLGAERIVLMGRHEQRTALGREFGATDVVAERGEEGIALVRELTGGRGTHTVLECVGTKPAFEMGLGVVRAGGALSRVGVPQYPEGPIGRPVFINNVTITGGVAPARRYIPELLPDVLSGRYQPGRVFDRTIGLSDVPAGYQAMADREALKVLVKP, from the coding sequence ATGCGAGCGACTCTCATCTACGGCGCCGGCGACGTCCGTGTGGAGACGGTGCCGGACCCGAAGCTGGTCGAGCCGACCGACGCCCTGGTCCGCGTCGTCCGGTCGTGCATCTGCGGCAGCGACCTCTGGCCGTACGGCAGCATGCCGGCGCAGGAGCAGGGCCGGCCGATCGGCCACGAGTTCCTCGGCGTCGTCGAGGAGACCGGCGCGGAGGTGACAAGCGTGCGCAAGGGCGACCTCGTCGTCGCGCCGTTCAAGTACTCCGACAACACCTGTGAGTTCTGCCGGGAGGGCCTGCAGACCTCGTGCCTGAACGGCGGCAACTGGGGCGAGCCCGGCGTCGATGGCGGACAGGGCGAGGCCGTGCGGGTGCCGCAGGCCGACGGCACGCTCGTGCAGCTGCCGCACACCGAGGACGAAGACCTGCTGGCGTCGATGTTGACGCTCTCGGACGTCTTCTCCACCGGCCACCACGCCGCCGTCACCGCGGGTGTGACGAAGGGCAAGACCGTCACGGTGGTCGGCGACGGTGCCGTGGGCCTGTCCGCGGTGCTGGCCGCGCACCGCCTGGGCGCCGAGCGGATCGTCCTCATGGGACGCCACGAGCAGCGCACCGCGCTGGGCCGCGAGTTCGGCGCGACGGACGTGGTCGCCGAGCGCGGCGAGGAGGGCATCGCGCTGGTCCGCGAGCTGACCGGCGGCCGCGGCACGCACACCGTGCTGGAGTGCGTCGGCACGAAGCCGGCGTTCGAGATGGGCCTCGGCGTGGTGCGCGCGGGCGGCGCGCTGAGCCGCGTCGGCGTGCCGCAGTACCCGGAGGGCCCGATCGGCCGGCCGGTCTTCATAAACAACGTCACCATCACCGGCGGCGTCGCCCCCGCGCGGCGCTACATCCCGGAGCTGCTGCCCGACGTGCTGTCGGGCCGCTACCAGCCCGGCCGGGTCTTCGACCGCACGATCGGCCTGTCCGACGTGCCCGCGGGCTACCAGGCGATGGCCGACCGCGAGGCGTTGAAAGTGCTCGTCAAGCCATGA
- a CDS encoding PspC domain-containing protein: MSGANEARAPKTNPLNGFEETVKDFWVSRPRRPHANRKVAGVAAGLGDRYGVDPVVIRVALVAATVFGGFGLVFYLLGWLLFPSEGDDVSGFESMVGRGRSSMTTAFTVVLCVALIPAVAWTFGGGWFDGGLFDGGGLIGFALLSIGLYLLHRSRGQYNRPAPVASYAAAQASSGTGAFTMTDNTTAAGTAAPGWDPLAAAPGGWDLPDPAAPPPPPAPSYSEEPRSYQPQPRQPRSKIGSMTFWAAVLVAGIGVMLNLNGVDWFSVRHIVGMVLGVLGVGLVAGAFVRGSRGLIGLAVPLAIVGMVLTTSPFSGLDLRGGVGDLNATPRSAAELQPVYQHAAGDLRVDLTQLPLTGPITTTVSNGAGNTVVTVPANADVTFDCKNTAGNVTCFNRSADGVGQSPITGTDLGDDGPGGQKITLHVSNGVGNLEVRRG, from the coding sequence ATGAGTGGTGCGAATGAGGCGCGGGCTCCGAAGACGAATCCCCTCAACGGGTTCGAGGAGACGGTCAAGGACTTCTGGGTCAGCAGGCCCCGGCGGCCGCACGCCAACCGGAAGGTGGCCGGGGTCGCGGCGGGGCTGGGCGACCGGTACGGGGTCGACCCCGTGGTCATCCGGGTCGCGCTGGTGGCGGCGACCGTGTTCGGCGGCTTCGGGCTGGTGTTCTACCTGCTGGGCTGGCTGCTGTTCCCGAGCGAGGGTGACGACGTGTCGGGCTTCGAGTCGATGGTCGGCCGGGGCCGCTCGTCGATGACGACGGCGTTCACCGTGGTGCTGTGCGTGGCCCTGATCCCGGCCGTCGCCTGGACGTTCGGCGGTGGCTGGTTCGACGGCGGCTTGTTCGACGGCGGCGGCCTGATCGGCTTCGCGCTCCTCTCCATCGGCCTCTACCTCCTGCACCGCAGCCGCGGTCAGTACAACCGCCCGGCACCCGTCGCCTCCTACGCGGCGGCGCAGGCCTCGTCCGGAACCGGAGCCTTCACGATGACCGATAACACCACCGCGGCGGGCACGGCCGCTCCCGGCTGGGACCCGCTCGCGGCCGCGCCCGGGGGCTGGGACCTGCCCGACCCGGCGGCGCCGCCACCACCGCCTGCCCCGTCCTACTCCGAGGAACCGCGCTCCTACCAGCCCCAGCCCCGTCAGCCGCGGTCGAAGATCGGCTCGATGACGTTCTGGGCGGCCGTGCTCGTGGCCGGCATCGGCGTGATGCTGAACCTCAACGGCGTCGACTGGTTCTCGGTGCGGCACATCGTCGGCATGGTGCTCGGCGTGCTGGGTGTCGGGCTGGTGGCGGGCGCGTTCGTCCGCGGCTCACGCGGCCTGATCGGGCTGGCGGTGCCGCTGGCGATCGTCGGGATGGTCCTCACCACGAGCCCGTTCTCCGGCCTCGACCTGCGCGGCGGCGTCGGCGACCTGAACGCCACCCCGCGTTCGGCCGCGGAGCTGCAGCCGGTCTACCAGCACGCGGCGGGCGACCTCCGGGTCGACCTGACCCAGCTGCCGCTCACCGGCCCGATCACCACCACGGTGTCCAACGGCGCCGGCAACACCGTCGTGACGGTCCCCGCGAACGCCGACGTCACGTTCGACTGCAAGAACACCGCGGGCAACGTGACCTGTTTCAACCGCTCCGCCGACGGCGTCGGCCAGTCCCCCATCACCGGCACCGACCTCGGCGACGACGGCCCCGGCGGACAGAAGATCACCCTGCACGTCTCGAACGGCGTGGGCAATTTGGAGGTGCGACGTGGCTGA
- a CDS encoding TetR/AcrR family transcriptional regulator, which translates to MATKPARAPRRKEALSRDVIVKAATEMLDADGEDALTLRALTVRLATGYGAIYHHVTDRDDLLAAATDHVIAGIVTDLAAGAGPRQTLRAVALGLFDAIDAHPWVGAQLTKEPWRPALLDIYESISRQLQALDVPQRALSDSAGVLVNYILGVAGQNAANVRALANSKMDRSAFLASVAARWAQLDPARYPSVHRARTQLREHDDREQFLAGIDLILAGIEAVHRKDSSAR; encoded by the coding sequence ATGGCGACCAAGCCCGCACGGGCCCCCCGACGCAAGGAGGCGCTGTCCAGGGACGTGATCGTCAAGGCCGCCACCGAAATGCTCGATGCCGACGGCGAGGACGCGCTGACCTTGCGGGCGCTCACCGTGCGCCTGGCCACCGGGTACGGGGCGATCTACCACCACGTCACGGACCGGGACGACCTGCTCGCGGCGGCCACCGACCACGTCATCGCCGGCATCGTGACCGACCTCGCCGCCGGCGCCGGGCCCCGGCAAACGCTGCGTGCCGTCGCGCTCGGCCTGTTCGATGCGATCGACGCCCACCCCTGGGTCGGCGCCCAGCTCACCAAGGAGCCCTGGCGGCCGGCGCTGCTGGACATCTACGAGAGCATCAGCCGGCAGCTGCAAGCACTCGACGTGCCCCAGCGGGCGTTGTCCGATTCCGCGGGTGTGCTCGTGAACTACATCCTCGGCGTCGCCGGGCAGAACGCCGCCAACGTCCGCGCGCTCGCCAACAGCAAGATGGACCGGTCGGCCTTCCTCGCCTCCGTCGCCGCACGGTGGGCGCAGCTCGACCCCGCCAGGTACCCGTCCGTGCACCGGGCCAGGACTCAACTGCGCGAACACGATGACCGCGAGCAGTTCCTCGCCGGCATCGACCTCATCCTGGCCGGCATCGAGGCCGTGCACCGTAAGGACAGTTCGGCCCGGTAG
- a CDS encoding aldehyde dehydrogenase family protein, whose amino-acid sequence MDMITPEPRPSWIAGRPEQGVATLTVHHPYDGSEVATVAVPGPEQVERAVAAAAGVAKEFRHSPAHVRAKALEHVSRGLQARADEIAEVITAENGKPLKWAEAEVSRAVSVFRIASEEARRYTGDVQRLDSDPAGDARLALTRRVPRGPVLGIAPFNFPLNLVAHKVAPALAVGAPIIVKPAPRTPLSALVLGEILGETELPEGAFSVLPLGNEETQALVADPRLPVVSFTGSGPVGWSIADAAPRKHVVLELGGNAAAVVLRDWPDPEGAAHRIATFGNYQAGQSCIAVQRVIVDAAVAEEFVPALVEAVEAQQTGDPYDRNTDVGPVVDEAAAERIVAWVDEAVAAGAKVLTGGTRDGATVAPTLLTDVPPETKAWAEEIFGPVLAVSVVDGVDEAFAAVNASAYGLQAGVFTSDVQLAFHASAELEVGGVIIGDVPSYRADQMPYGGVKGSGVGREGVLSAMNDFTEERVTVFTGVDL is encoded by the coding sequence ATGGACATGATCACCCCGGAACCGCGGCCGTCGTGGATCGCCGGGCGGCCCGAGCAGGGCGTCGCCACGCTGACGGTGCACCACCCGTACGACGGCAGCGAGGTCGCGACCGTCGCCGTCCCCGGCCCGGAACAAGTGGAACGCGCAGTGGCCGCGGCGGCCGGAGTGGCGAAGGAGTTCCGCCACAGCCCCGCGCACGTCCGCGCCAAGGCGCTCGAACACGTTTCCCGCGGGCTGCAGGCGCGCGCCGACGAGATCGCCGAGGTCATCACCGCGGAGAACGGCAAGCCGCTGAAGTGGGCCGAGGCCGAGGTGAGCCGCGCGGTGTCGGTGTTCCGCATCGCCTCCGAGGAGGCCCGCCGCTACACCGGCGACGTCCAGCGGCTCGACAGCGACCCGGCCGGCGACGCCCGTCTCGCGCTCACCCGGCGGGTTCCGCGCGGGCCGGTGCTGGGCATCGCGCCGTTCAACTTCCCGCTGAACCTGGTGGCGCACAAGGTGGCGCCGGCGCTGGCGGTCGGCGCGCCGATCATCGTCAAGCCCGCGCCGCGCACCCCGCTGTCCGCGCTGGTCCTCGGTGAGATCCTGGGCGAGACCGAGCTGCCCGAGGGCGCGTTTTCCGTGCTGCCGCTGGGCAACGAGGAGACGCAGGCGCTGGTCGCCGACCCGCGGCTGCCCGTGGTGTCGTTCACCGGCTCCGGCCCGGTCGGCTGGTCGATCGCGGACGCCGCGCCGCGCAAGCACGTGGTGCTGGAGCTGGGCGGCAACGCCGCGGCCGTCGTCCTGCGCGACTGGCCGGACCCCGAGGGCGCCGCGCACCGCATCGCGACCTTCGGCAACTACCAGGCCGGCCAGTCCTGCATCGCGGTGCAGCGGGTGATCGTGGACGCCGCGGTCGCCGAGGAGTTCGTGCCCGCGCTGGTGGAGGCCGTCGAGGCACAGCAGACCGGTGACCCGTACGACCGCAACACCGACGTCGGCCCGGTCGTCGACGAGGCCGCCGCCGAGCGGATCGTCGCGTGGGTGGACGAGGCGGTGGCCGCGGGCGCGAAGGTGCTCACCGGCGGCACCCGCGACGGCGCGACGGTGGCCCCGACCCTGCTCACCGACGTCCCGCCGGAGACGAAGGCGTGGGCCGAGGAGATCTTCGGCCCGGTGCTCGCGGTGTCCGTTGTGGACGGTGTGGACGAGGCGTTCGCCGCCGTCAACGCCTCGGCCTACGGGCTGCAGGCCGGCGTCTTCACCAGCGACGTCCAGCTCGCCTTCCACGCGTCGGCCGAGCTGGAGGTCGGCGGCGTGATCATCGGCGACGTGCCGTCCTACCGGGCCGACCAGATGCCCTACGGCGGCGTGAAGGGCTCCGGCGTCGGCCGCGAGGGCGTGCTGTCGGCGATGAACGACTTCACCGAGGAACGCGTGACGGTCTTCACCGGGGTCGACCTCTGA
- a CDS encoding rhomboid family intramembrane serine protease has translation MSTSVMSRWHGNPIVAVFDRIGTGRKPVLTGVVAVVTAAVLVAQLVHPALFGQFRRDGAAIDAGEWWRLVTGMFFQDGKLLGGLFNLVALVVVGTLAEGYFGRARWFVLYFGCGLFGQFLSYVWLQPVGAGNSMCVAGLIGALAVALYRAPARHGVQLPSPAFVAPLLVLSLALLDTLLHDNHGMPALLGMALGFALLPKASVKASLPASDAGKEALTD, from the coding sequence ATGAGCACTTCGGTGATGTCGCGCTGGCACGGGAACCCGATCGTGGCCGTCTTCGACCGGATCGGCACCGGTCGCAAGCCGGTGCTCACCGGGGTCGTGGCCGTGGTCACCGCCGCGGTGCTCGTCGCGCAGCTCGTGCACCCCGCCCTGTTCGGCCAGTTCCGCCGCGACGGCGCGGCCATCGACGCCGGCGAGTGGTGGCGCCTGGTCACCGGCATGTTCTTCCAGGACGGCAAGCTGCTCGGCGGGCTCTTCAACCTGGTGGCCCTGGTCGTGGTCGGCACGCTGGCCGAGGGTTATTTCGGCCGGGCGCGGTGGTTCGTCCTGTACTTCGGCTGCGGCCTGTTCGGGCAGTTCCTGAGCTATGTCTGGCTGCAGCCGGTCGGGGCGGGCAACTCGATGTGCGTCGCGGGCCTGATCGGGGCGCTCGCCGTCGCGCTGTACCGGGCGCCGGCGCGTCACGGGGTGCAGCTGCCGTCGCCGGCCTTCGTCGCGCCGCTGCTGGTTCTTTCGCTCGCGCTGCTCGACACGCTGCTGCACGACAACCACGGGATGCCGGCGCTGCTGGGGATGGCGCTGGGGTTCGCGCTCCTGCCGAAGGCGTCCGTTAAGGCCTCCTTACCCGCGTCCGACGCGGGTAAGGAGGCCTTAACGGACTAA